Proteins from a genomic interval of Desulfitibacter alkalitolerans DSM 16504:
- the pknB gene encoding Stk1 family PASTA domain-containing Ser/Thr kinase, with the protein MVDRVLGNRYKLLTKLGGGGMAEVYKGLDTLLDRQVTIKILREQYASDEEFVKKFRREAQAVARLSHPNIVSIYDVGIEKEIQYLVMEYVEGINLKEYISKHAPLSQDKIVNIGIQICDALDHAHSNQIVHRDIKPHNILITNTGKVKVTDFGIARAVTEATVTYTGEFMGSVHYLSPEQAKGDITDYKSDLYSAGVVLYEMVTGHIPYEGESAITIALKHIQDSPKKPTEIDPSINPNLEFIILRAMERDKDRRFSSAGEMKSYLEKLSDNHVFTDMERRKHPSNITKNKKRLKPVGWILIGLLVIGLLVGGFFAVQELIKVDEIRVPDVIEMSLEEAGRILEKEGLKVELGGERFHSSIPKNHVIDQNPKPDSIVRKGRLVRLEISMGPRQVEVPDVIGDNIRTARIRIENANLTVDEQIEEVFSEEHPVGRVIGQSPLGGVMQDMGAGVSLVVSKGPRLENIPMPDLRGLALAEAENTLREKRLNLGIISYQDSDQYFTGQVVSQDITPGNTILQGSTVNLVVSRGPGPRAQTATVTMTVSNDGQEHVIRIVVEDLKGIREEYLRRHQPGDYIKTVVQFYGHGVVKIYQDDVLIHERPVPS; encoded by the coding sequence ATGGTTGATAGGGTGTTAGGAAATCGCTATAAACTATTAACTAAACTTGGTGGCGGAGGTATGGCCGAGGTCTACAAGGGTTTAGATACTCTTTTGGACAGGCAGGTTACAATTAAAATATTGCGTGAGCAATATGCTAGTGATGAAGAGTTTGTAAAAAAATTTAGAAGGGAAGCCCAGGCAGTGGCCCGTCTTTCCCATCCAAATATTGTTAGCATTTATGATGTGGGTATTGAAAAAGAGATCCAATATTTAGTGATGGAATATGTAGAAGGGATAAACCTCAAGGAATATATTTCTAAGCATGCTCCCTTAAGTCAGGATAAAATAGTTAACATTGGAATTCAGATTTGTGACGCATTAGACCATGCTCATAGCAATCAAATTGTCCACAGGGACATTAAGCCTCACAATATTTTAATTACCAATACAGGAAAAGTTAAGGTAACAGATTTTGGAATAGCAAGGGCGGTGACTGAAGCTACCGTTACCTATACTGGTGAGTTTATGGGGTCAGTCCATTATCTTTCACCTGAACAAGCAAAGGGAGATATAACAGATTATAAATCAGATTTATATTCAGCAGGTGTTGTGCTATATGAAATGGTAACAGGACATATACCCTATGAGGGTGAAAGCGCTATAACAATTGCCTTAAAGCATATACAGGATTCTCCAAAAAAACCAACTGAAATAGACCCTAGTATTAATCCGAATTTGGAATTTATAATTTTGAGAGCAATGGAAAGAGATAAAGATAGAAGGTTCTCAAGTGCTGGGGAAATGAAGTCTTATTTAGAAAAATTGAGTGACAATCATGTATTTACTGATATGGAAAGAAGGAAGCATCCATCTAATATTACAAAAAACAAAAAGCGATTGAAACCAGTTGGATGGATCCTAATAGGTCTGCTAGTTATAGGGCTGTTAGTGGGTGGATTTTTTGCAGTGCAGGAGCTAATAAAAGTAGATGAAATAAGGGTGCCGGACGTAATTGAAATGAGTTTAGAGGAAGCTGGCAGAATTCTTGAAAAAGAAGGACTAAAGGTAGAATTAGGTGGTGAAAGATTTCATTCCTCAATACCCAAGAACCATGTAATAGATCAGAATCCAAAACCAGATAGTATTGTAAGAAAGGGTAGATTGGTAAGACTGGAAATTAGTATGGGACCTAGACAAGTAGAGGTTCCTGATGTGATAGGTGATAATATTCGTACTGCCAGAATAAGGATTGAAAATGCTAATTTAACCGTTGATGAGCAAATTGAAGAGGTATTTAGTGAAGAACATCCTGTAGGAAGAGTGATTGGTCAGAGCCCTCTAGGTGGAGTTATGCAGGATATGGGAGCCGGGGTTTCTCTGGTAGTGAGCAAGGGCCCCAGGCTGGAAAATATACCAATGCCTGATCTTAGGGGACTAGCCCTGGCAGAGGCTGAAAATACCTTAAGAGAAAAAAGGCTAAATCTTGGCATAATATCATATCAGGATAGTGACCAGTACTTTACAGGACAGGTGGTTAGTCAGGACATTACTCCTGGTAATACTATCCTGCAAGGCAGTACTGTCAACCTGGTAGTCAGCAGGGGGCCAGGTCCTAGAGCACAAACAGCAACAGTAACCATGACTGTATCAAATGATGGTCAGGAGCATGTTATTAGGATAGTTGTTGAAGATTTAAAGGGAATTCGTGAAGAGTATTTAAGAAGACACCAGCCAGGTGATTATATAAAAACAGTGGTACAATTTTATGGGCATGGGGTAGTTAAAATATATCAGGATGATGTTCTAATCCACGAAAGACCAGTTCCGTCATAG
- a CDS encoding Stp1/IreP family PP2C-type Ser/Thr phosphatase: MIEAAGLSKKGLRQENQDSLLINHYKKLFIVADGMGGHNAGQLASTIAIKSAERFFENNYNKYPDKAQLVVQSMSAANKAVFEHTSLYPETLGMGTTMTFMHMDDDGVAYIGHVGDSRAYLINVNGISQLTDDHSYVGELLRNGGITEEDALNHPQRNLLMRAIGCAPQVDIDVVTHEVHMGDIILLCTDGLFNMVSNDEISHIVLENPVKDAVDILVDSALKSGGSDNVTVVLVKK, encoded by the coding sequence ATGATTGAAGCAGCGGGATTATCAAAAAAAGGACTAAGACAGGAAAATCAAGACTCCTTATTAATCAACCATTACAAAAAATTATTTATTGTAGCTGATGGAATGGGAGGACATAATGCCGGACAGCTTGCAAGTACCATTGCTATTAAATCAGCGGAGAGGTTTTTTGAAAATAATTATAATAAGTATCCTGATAAGGCTCAGCTTGTAGTTCAATCAATGTCAGCGGCCAACAAAGCTGTCTTTGAACATACCAGTCTCTATCCTGAGACACTAGGTATGGGTACCACCATGACCTTTATGCATATGGATGATGACGGAGTTGCTTATATTGGACATGTTGGTGATAGTAGGGCCTATTTAATAAATGTAAACGGTATTTCCCAGCTAACTGATGATCACTCCTATGTTGGCGAGCTTCTGCGTAATGGTGGCATCACAGAAGAAGATGCCCTTAATCATCCCCAAAGAAATCTTTTAATGAGAGCTATTGGATGTGCTCCTCAAGTAGATATAGATGTGGTTACACATGAGGTTCATATGGGCGATATAATCCTTTTATGTACTGATGGCCTCTTTAATATGGTAAGTAATGATGAAATTAGTCACATAGTCCTGGAAAACCCAGTAAAAGATGCAGTAGACATATTGGTTGATTCTGCTTTAAAAAGCGGGGGCAGCGATAACGTTACTGTAGTTCTAGTCAAGAAATAA